The following proteins are encoded in a genomic region of Planococcus lenghuensis:
- a CDS encoding phytoene desaturase family protein, with product MKKKVIVIGAGVAGLASAIRLQHAGYEVSLYEKESTPGGKMNRIEMDGYKFDLGPSIVMVPEIYREVFELCGRDSDDYIPMEQLDPMYRAYFSDTPDAPIDMSSDLIRLTKTIESISETDTGGFFQYLHETYKLFSFAKIDILQRPFRKHRDFYNRSLLKKGKKMKVFDTADHFIGRYIQNERLKQIISFQTLYIGISPYKSPSFYTMIPMLQFLYGVWFIKGGMYTMASSMERLFEELGGEIFYNKSVQEITIENKNATGIIVDGEQVRADYVVCNADFPFAMKNLVKDPVAKGKYTDKKIDKMKYTCSCFLLYLGMDRKYSEVEHVHNFIFNEQLDKNLEDIFSGKKLTDASFYVYIASKMDPSLAPEGKDGLYILMPVSNVATADYEWTDETIAYYRGYILNELKKIPGFENVDNEIVTETCITPLDFESRFNAYNGAAFGLQPTFSQSNHLRPQSKATHCSNLYFTGSSTHPGAGVPIVLLSAKITAQELILDDQGVKAGSSE from the coding sequence GTGAAAAAGAAAGTGATCGTCATCGGCGCGGGAGTGGCAGGACTGGCAAGCGCCATCAGGCTTCAGCACGCCGGATACGAGGTCTCGCTATATGAAAAAGAATCCACACCCGGCGGGAAAATGAACCGGATCGAAATGGACGGTTACAAATTCGATCTTGGACCGAGTATCGTCATGGTGCCGGAAATCTACCGGGAAGTGTTCGAGCTTTGCGGTCGGGATTCCGACGACTATATCCCGATGGAACAATTGGATCCGATGTACCGGGCGTACTTCAGCGATACACCCGACGCGCCGATTGACATGTCTTCTGACCTTATCCGGCTGACAAAAACCATTGAGTCGATCAGTGAAACAGATACGGGCGGGTTTTTTCAATATCTCCATGAGACGTATAAGCTCTTTTCGTTTGCCAAGATCGATATTTTGCAGCGGCCGTTCCGTAAACACCGGGATTTCTATAACCGTTCCCTACTGAAAAAAGGCAAGAAAATGAAGGTGTTCGATACAGCCGATCACTTTATCGGCCGGTATATCCAAAACGAACGTTTGAAACAGATCATCAGTTTTCAGACGCTGTACATAGGCATCTCCCCATATAAGAGCCCATCGTTTTATACGATGATCCCGATGCTTCAGTTTTTATACGGTGTCTGGTTCATCAAAGGCGGGATGTACACCATGGCTTCTTCCATGGAACGACTTTTTGAAGAGCTCGGCGGGGAAATTTTTTACAACAAGAGCGTACAGGAAATAACAATTGAAAATAAAAATGCCACCGGAATCATTGTCGACGGTGAACAGGTGCGAGCGGATTATGTGGTGTGCAACGCCGATTTTCCATTTGCCATGAAAAATTTGGTCAAGGACCCAGTTGCTAAAGGAAAATACACGGACAAGAAAATTGATAAGATGAAATACACCTGTTCCTGTTTTTTGTTGTATTTAGGGATGGATAGAAAGTATTCAGAAGTCGAACATGTCCATAATTTTATTTTCAATGAACAATTGGATAAAAATCTGGAAGACATCTTTTCAGGGAAGAAACTGACGGACGCCTCATTTTATGTGTATATCGCTTCGAAAATGGATCCTTCGTTGGCGCCGGAGGGAAAAGATGGATTGTATATTCTGATGCCGGTTTCGAACGTCGCGACGGCCGATTATGAATGGACCGATGAAACAATCGCGTATTACCGTGGCTATATTTTAAATGAACTGAAAAAGATACCGGGCTTTGAAAACGTTGATAATGAAATTGTCACAGAAACCTGCATCACGCCGCTGGATTTCGAATCGAGGTTCAATGCCTATAACGGTGCCGCTTTCGGTCTGCAGCCGACGTTTTCCCAAAGCAATCATCTGCGGCCGCAAAGCAAGGCGACGCATTGTTCGAATCTGTATTTTACCGGAAGCAGCACGCATCCGGGCGCCGGGGTGCCGATTGTGCTTCTGTCAGCAAAAATCACGGCCCAGGAACTGATCCTGGATGACCAAGGCGTCAAGGCCGGAAGTTCAGAGTAA
- a CDS encoding glycosyltransferase, whose translation MATSDVISLIIGFLAVVTGILMFWSLPKPQFREHADLPFVSVIIPARNESTRITPLLQSLAEQKYRSFEVLLVDDDSSDNTSAIAESFGARVLQNDPEELGHGKSAACWYGAKQAKGEWLLFLDADTYFTNVEGIRNLLLSYQRRGAKGIVSLQPFHTVRRLYENLSAVFNVIVIVGMNVFTVWGYRFKTAGSFGPCIICNKNDYFSTGGHKKIHGAIMDDLELGQAFLDKNLPVYCLGGKDLISFRMYPNGIGELIEGWCKSFAVGSKSTHPFVMLLTVIWIAGSFSIAVALISSIVSMDAVAMILSGLLYVVFAAQTALFARRCGNFSWWIFLFFPLLFLFFTGIHLYSLFRVNVLHNVKWKGRKIDV comes from the coding sequence ATGGCTACTTCAGACGTCATTAGTCTCATCATCGGTTTCCTGGCAGTCGTGACAGGCATCCTCATGTTCTGGTCACTGCCAAAACCGCAGTTCCGCGAGCATGCTGATCTTCCGTTTGTCTCCGTCATCATTCCCGCGAGAAATGAAAGCACCCGGATCACCCCGTTGCTGCAATCACTGGCGGAACAAAAGTATCGGTCATTTGAAGTGCTGCTGGTAGATGATGACTCATCCGACAATACGTCAGCCATTGCAGAAAGTTTTGGTGCGCGTGTGCTGCAAAACGACCCGGAAGAGCTGGGACACGGCAAATCGGCTGCCTGCTGGTACGGGGCAAAGCAAGCCAAAGGGGAGTGGCTCTTATTCCTGGATGCGGATACTTACTTTACGAACGTGGAGGGCATCCGCAATCTACTTCTTTCTTATCAGAGGCGCGGTGCCAAAGGAATCGTCTCCCTGCAGCCATTTCATACCGTCCGCCGGCTGTATGAAAATCTCTCTGCCGTTTTTAATGTGATTGTCATCGTCGGGATGAATGTGTTCACGGTGTGGGGCTATCGTTTCAAAACGGCCGGCTCGTTCGGTCCGTGCATTATCTGCAATAAAAACGATTATTTTTCAACCGGGGGACATAAAAAAATCCACGGGGCGATCATGGACGACTTGGAATTGGGGCAGGCATTTCTTGATAAAAACTTGCCGGTTTATTGCCTCGGCGGCAAAGATCTCATCTCTTTCCGGATGTACCCGAACGGGATTGGCGAATTGATAGAAGGCTGGTGCAAGAGCTTTGCTGTTGGTTCGAAATCTACCCATCCATTCGTCATGCTGCTGACCGTCATCTGGATCGCCGGCAGCTTCAGCATCGCAGTCGCGCTGATCTCGTCGATTGTGTCGATGGATGCTGTTGCCATGATTCTCAGCGGTTTATTGTATGTTGTTTTTGCCGCTCAGACTGCATTGTTCGCCCGCAGATGCGGAAATTTCAGCTGGTGGATTTTCCTGTTTTTCCCATTGCTGTTTCTATTTTTTACAGGCATCCATTTGTATTCCTTATTCCGGGTGAATGTCCTGCATAATGTGAAATGGAAGGGCCGGAAAATAGATGTTTGA
- a CDS encoding DEAD/DEAH box helicase, whose protein sequence is MNETSFNNYGLSDEIQKALKLLKYTALTEVQREVIPQALKKRDLVVRSQTGSGKTAAFGIPVCEMIEWEEKKPQALVLTPTRELAVQVREDLANIGRFKRINPVAVYGKEPFAKQKEELKQKTHIVVGTPGRVSDHIERGTLALDGIRYLIIDEADEMLNMGFIEEVEAIIKQLPADRVTMVFSATLPENVEKLCYKYMTDPVNIQIASEDVTVSAIDHSVIEVKEEQKMNVLKNVTVIENPDSAIIFCRTKDHVDSVYAELEESGYSVEKLHGGLVQEDRFAVMEGFKLGNFRYLVATDVAARGIDVDNVTLIINYDVPVEKESYVHRTGRTGRAGNTGKAITLALAHEGRLLRSIENYIGFPIPAAEAPAPHEAAKAQAAFDEKMDSRRVVRNNKTARVNKDILKLHFSGGKKKKLRAVDFVGTIAKIPGVSADDIGIITVQDNLTYVDILNGKGALVLQTMQNTPVKGKKLKVSKAVK, encoded by the coding sequence ATGAATGAAACAAGCTTTAATAATTACGGATTGAGCGATGAAATCCAAAAAGCGCTCAAACTGCTGAAGTACACTGCATTGACAGAAGTCCAAAGGGAAGTCATCCCGCAAGCGCTCAAAAAGCGGGATCTTGTTGTAAGATCCCAGACGGGGAGCGGCAAGACTGCGGCGTTCGGCATTCCGGTATGTGAAATGATCGAATGGGAAGAGAAAAAGCCACAGGCGCTTGTTCTGACACCGACGCGTGAACTGGCGGTTCAAGTGCGGGAAGATCTCGCGAATATCGGGCGCTTCAAGCGGATCAACCCGGTGGCGGTCTACGGCAAAGAGCCGTTTGCCAAACAGAAAGAAGAGCTGAAACAGAAGACGCATATCGTTGTCGGAACGCCTGGCCGGGTCAGTGACCACATTGAACGCGGAACGCTTGCGCTTGATGGCATCCGGTATTTGATCATCGACGAAGCGGATGAAATGCTCAATATGGGCTTCATCGAAGAAGTGGAAGCGATCATCAAGCAATTGCCGGCAGATCGGGTCACGATGGTGTTTTCTGCGACATTGCCGGAGAATGTGGAAAAACTCTGCTATAAATACATGACCGATCCGGTGAATATCCAGATCGCTTCAGAAGACGTGACGGTCAGTGCAATCGACCACAGTGTCATTGAAGTGAAAGAAGAACAGAAGATGAATGTGCTGAAAAACGTGACGGTCATTGAGAATCCGGACAGTGCCATCATCTTCTGCCGGACAAAAGACCATGTCGACTCGGTCTATGCCGAACTTGAAGAGTCCGGCTACAGCGTGGAAAAACTCCATGGCGGCCTTGTGCAGGAAGACCGGTTCGCTGTCATGGAAGGCTTTAAACTCGGCAATTTCCGCTATTTGGTGGCGACTGACGTAGCGGCCCGTGGAATTGATGTAGACAATGTTACGCTCATCATCAATTACGATGTGCCGGTCGAAAAAGAAAGCTATGTCCACCGCACCGGACGGACGGGCAGAGCCGGCAATACCGGTAAAGCAATCACGCTGGCATTAGCACACGAAGGCCGGCTGTTGCGGTCAATCGAGAATTACATCGGCTTTCCAATCCCCGCAGCTGAGGCACCGGCTCCGCATGAAGCGGCAAAAGCGCAAGCTGCGTTTGATGAAAAAATGGACAGCCGCCGGGTTGTCCGGAACAATAAGACTGCACGGGTGAATAAGGATATTTTGAAACTTCACTTCAGCGGAGGCAAAAAGAAAAAGCTCCGTGCCGTCGATTTTGTTGGCACCATCGCTAAAATTCCCGGGGTGTCCGCGGATGATATCGGTATCATCACCGTTCAGGATAACCTGACATACGTCGATATCCTGAATGGCAAAGGGGCGCTTGTATTGCAGACCATGCAAAACACGCCGGTCAAAGGGAAGAAACTGAAAGTCAGTAAAGCAGTTAAGTAA
- a CDS encoding sterol desaturase family protein produces the protein MRAHYKEFFLFRDVTVMFILLVPLLLFTFVHALSWQVWLSFVIGMSAYALSEYMVHRFLFHMKTPSNPLLLKTIKRLHFDHHADPNNLHLLFLPLWFSLPNFLIASALFLAAEDSFTLTAAFLTGVMTYFLYYEWKHYVAHKPIQPRTAVGKQVKKAHLWHHFKNENYWYGVTHTSVDKTLGTYRDQTTVKKSETARNLEKRVP, from the coding sequence ATGCGTGCGCATTACAAAGAATTCTTCTTGTTTCGCGATGTCACGGTAATGTTTATTTTGCTGGTGCCCCTTCTGCTGTTTACGTTCGTCCATGCGCTTTCCTGGCAAGTCTGGCTGTCTTTTGTCATTGGCATGTCCGCGTATGCATTAAGTGAGTACATGGTCCACCGGTTTTTGTTCCATATGAAGACACCATCGAATCCACTGCTGCTGAAGACAATCAAGCGACTGCATTTCGATCACCATGCCGATCCGAATAATCTGCATCTCCTGTTCTTGCCGCTATGGTTCAGTTTGCCGAATTTTTTGATTGCCTCCGCGCTGTTTTTGGCAGCAGAAGACAGCTTCACGCTGACAGCCGCATTCCTGACCGGTGTTATGACTTACTTCCTGTATTATGAATGGAAGCATTATGTCGCACATAAGCCGATCCAGCCGCGGACGGCAGTCGGCAAACAAGTCAAAAAAGCGCACCTGTGGCATCACTTCAAGAATGAGAATTATTGGTACGGCGTCACGCATACGTCGGTGGATAAAACGCTCGGAACTTATCGGGATCAGACAACTGTAAAAAAAAGTGAGACGGCCAGAAATTTGGAAAAACGGGTGCCATGA
- the ggt gene encoding gamma-glutamyltransferase produces MGAKDIIQNQKASKLAAHEHTDSGEYGMAASAIKEATDAGRLVLEEGGNAADAIIAIQLALAVVEGMNTGIGAGGFLVYYDSERDETKVLHGHSSAPEAVTPDLYVDEAGNMPPFDDRSIDAKSVGVPGIMRTLELAYNRYGSLPLERLIEPAIQLAENDYRVNFLWERTIDLFKDRMSDETKKLYVPNGTPLKEGDMVKQPELAKTLKLIRDKGFDCVYEGEIADAIINTVQEHGGLMTKEDLKGYKADVYEPLWSSYKEFDLAFPAPPNGGGFAVAQMLKMLEAFELKQYPPHSWEKYHIIAEAMRLTLADRHTYIGDPKFINIPLEGLMNPDYITERGKLIQLDRRMEKVHGGNPWKYQSGEKSERPYVESHQEGFETTHFTAVDRWGNVAACTSSIERIFGSGITVPGYGFLLNNDMTDFTPEPGTVNEPNSNKFAVSSKTPTIVFHEGKPFFTLGSPGAETIVASVLQVLLNVLEYEMDLEEAIQERRIYNTADLSIEWQDGINEEAMAKLKELGYHSDQSFKSVTADDRLGDIQAILIDPETGRLYGAADYPRPGEAEGVKQPPENSDK; encoded by the coding sequence GTGGGAGCAAAAGACATCATCCAAAACCAGAAAGCCTCAAAACTGGCGGCACATGAGCATACAGACAGCGGTGAATACGGCATGGCCGCCAGCGCGATAAAAGAAGCAACGGATGCCGGAAGACTCGTGCTGGAAGAAGGCGGCAATGCGGCGGACGCCATCATCGCCATCCAGTTGGCACTTGCTGTTGTTGAAGGGATGAACACCGGCATCGGAGCCGGCGGATTCCTCGTTTATTATGACAGCGAGCGGGACGAGACCAAGGTGCTTCACGGCCACTCGTCAGCACCGGAAGCAGTGACACCGGATTTGTATGTGGATGAGGCAGGTAACATGCCTCCCTTTGATGACCGGTCGATTGATGCGAAATCAGTCGGCGTTCCGGGTATCATGCGGACGCTGGAACTTGCATATAACCGGTACGGTTCCCTGCCGCTGGAACGGCTGATCGAGCCCGCGATCCAGCTTGCTGAAAACGATTACCGGGTCAACTTTCTATGGGAACGGACAATCGATCTTTTTAAAGACCGTATGAGCGATGAAACTAAAAAACTGTATGTTCCAAACGGCACCCCACTCAAGGAAGGCGATATGGTGAAACAGCCGGAGCTGGCAAAGACGCTGAAACTTATCCGTGATAAAGGGTTTGATTGTGTGTATGAAGGTGAAATTGCGGACGCCATCATCAATACCGTTCAGGAGCATGGCGGCTTGATGACGAAAGAAGACTTAAAAGGCTATAAAGCGGATGTCTATGAACCGTTATGGAGCAGTTACAAGGAGTTCGACCTGGCTTTCCCGGCACCGCCAAATGGCGGCGGCTTTGCGGTTGCTCAAATGCTGAAAATGCTGGAAGCTTTCGAACTCAAGCAATACCCGCCGCATTCCTGGGAGAAATATCACATCATTGCCGAAGCGATGCGCTTGACGCTCGCAGACCGGCACACGTATATCGGAGATCCGAAGTTTATCAATATCCCGCTGGAAGGCCTGATGAATCCCGATTACATTACAGAACGCGGCAAATTGATCCAGCTGGACCGTCGAATGGAAAAAGTCCATGGCGGCAACCCCTGGAAATACCAGAGCGGCGAAAAATCAGAGCGGCCCTACGTGGAATCCCATCAGGAAGGCTTTGAAACAACACATTTCACCGCTGTCGACCGCTGGGGCAATGTGGCGGCATGCACTTCTTCTATTGAACGGATTTTCGGTTCCGGCATTACCGTGCCCGGCTATGGTTTCCTGCTCAATAATGACATGACGGATTTCACACCGGAGCCCGGCACCGTCAACGAACCGAATTCAAATAAATTTGCGGTCAGTTCTAAAACACCGACCATTGTATTCCACGAAGGCAAACCATTTTTCACACTTGGTTCACCGGGTGCTGAAACGATTGTCGCTTCGGTCCTGCAGGTATTGCTGAATGTACTTGAATATGAAATGGATCTGGAAGAAGCCATTCAGGAACGGCGCATCTATAACACAGCCGATTTGTCGATCGAATGGCAGGACGGCATCAATGAGGAAGCGATGGCGAAATTGAAGGAACTCGGCTACCACTCCGACCAAAGTTTTAAATCAGTGACAGCTGATGACCGGCTCGGTGATATTCAAGCTATCCTGATCGATCCGGAGACCGGCCGGTTATACGGAGCCGCCGATTACCCGCGGCCCGGCGAAGCGGAAGGCGTCAAGCAGCCGCCTGAAAACAGCGATAAATAA
- a CDS encoding glycerophosphodiester phosphodiesterase yields MEKRTYITIMLAVLTIAAIFLNTAVFDDSDNPDLDPKQFYNIAHRGASGDTPELTMAAFDRAVEKGADYIEVDLQMTKDGVIVLMHDETVNRTTDGTGLVSELTLAEIKQLDAGSWFNEAFPEKAQPEYIGLEVPTLREVIEEYSDELRLYIEIKEPNAFPDLEEKLVFLLNDTGLIGEDVPPGNVLIQSFGAQSLYNIYLLQPDIPLIQLISYSDIPSITGDAMDSINEYAVGIGLSYTQITRSFMKEALSRDLLVHPYTVNKPEHMETLIEWGATGIITNYPGVLQEVIERNKEELIGYN; encoded by the coding sequence ATGGAAAAAAGAACATATATCACAATTATGCTGGCGGTGCTAACCATCGCAGCTATTTTTCTGAACACAGCTGTATTTGATGATTCGGATAATCCGGACCTTGATCCGAAGCAGTTCTACAACATCGCGCACCGGGGAGCATCGGGGGATACGCCGGAACTGACGATGGCCGCGTTCGATCGGGCGGTGGAAAAGGGAGCGGACTACATTGAAGTCGATCTGCAGATGACTAAAGATGGGGTCATTGTGCTGATGCACGATGAAACTGTGAATCGGACGACAGATGGAACCGGACTGGTCAGTGAATTGACCTTGGCGGAGATCAAACAGCTTGATGCCGGTTCCTGGTTCAATGAAGCGTTTCCTGAAAAGGCCCAGCCGGAATATATCGGCCTTGAAGTGCCGACGCTCCGGGAAGTGATTGAAGAATATAGCGATGAACTCCGGCTCTACATTGAAATTAAAGAACCGAACGCTTTTCCGGACCTCGAAGAGAAACTTGTTTTTCTTCTGAATGATACCGGACTGATCGGAGAAGACGTGCCGCCCGGTAACGTGCTGATTCAGTCATTCGGAGCCCAAAGCCTCTATAATATTTACCTTCTTCAGCCGGATATCCCGCTGATTCAGCTGATTTCCTACAGCGACATTCCAAGCATTACGGGAGATGCAATGGACAGCATTAACGAATATGCGGTCGGCATTGGCCTCAGCTATACGCAGATCACACGATCTTTTATGAAAGAAGCGCTGTCACGTGATTTATTGGTTCATCCATATACCGTCAATAAGCCGGAACATATGGAGACACTCATTGAATGGGGGGCCACCGGCATCATCACCAATTATCCCGGAGTGCTGCAGGAAGTAATTGAACGTAATAAAGAGGAATTAATTGGGTATAACTAG
- a CDS encoding 3-hydroxyacyl-CoA dehydrogenase translates to MDYKNVTVAGGGVLGSQIAFQTAFKGFAVSVYDINDEAITRAKELIKRLKPRYQEDLGATDEQLDEAFGRISFHTDLAEAVQDADLVIEAVPEVAAIKTEFYQKLGQAAPEKTVFATNSSTMLPSQFAEATGRPEKFIALHFANEIWRNNTAEVMKHPGTDMGVFDDLMEFAKAIGMIALPLHKEQPGYILNSLLVPLLEAAQKLLVREVSDVETIDKTWMAATGAPLGPFAILDVVGIATAYNIGNAKAEATGNEEYKKVAELLKTEYLDKGKLGRETGEGFYKYPNPSFADPDFLKE, encoded by the coding sequence ATGGATTATAAGAATGTAACCGTAGCAGGTGGCGGCGTACTCGGCAGTCAGATTGCTTTTCAAACTGCGTTCAAAGGATTCGCTGTTTCTGTTTACGACATCAATGATGAAGCGATCACACGTGCGAAAGAGCTGATCAAGAGGCTGAAACCACGTTACCAGGAAGACTTGGGAGCGACGGATGAACAGCTTGATGAAGCCTTTGGGCGCATTTCCTTCCATACAGACCTTGCAGAAGCGGTTCAGGATGCGGATCTTGTCATCGAAGCGGTTCCGGAAGTGGCGGCCATTAAAACCGAGTTTTATCAGAAACTGGGACAAGCGGCACCGGAAAAAACAGTATTCGCCACCAACTCATCAACAATGCTGCCAAGCCAGTTTGCAGAAGCGACAGGCCGACCGGAAAAGTTCATCGCTCTGCATTTCGCCAATGAAATCTGGCGCAATAATACGGCAGAAGTCATGAAACACCCCGGAACGGACATGGGAGTTTTTGACGATCTGATGGAGTTTGCAAAAGCGATCGGGATGATTGCCTTGCCGCTGCATAAGGAACAGCCGGGTTATATCCTGAATTCCCTGCTCGTGCCATTACTTGAAGCGGCGCAAAAATTATTGGTGCGGGAAGTATCCGATGTGGAAACGATCGATAAAACATGGATGGCGGCGACAGGTGCACCGCTTGGCCCGTTCGCCATTCTTGACGTTGTCGGCATTGCGACCGCCTATAATATCGGAAATGCGAAAGCGGAAGCGACTGGCAACGAGGAATACAAGAAAGTGGCTGAGTTGCTGAAAACCGAGTATCTCGATAAAGGAAAGTTGGGACGGGAAACCGGTGAAGGATTCTACAAATATCCGAACCCAAGCTTTGCAGATCCGGATTTCCTGAAAGAATGA
- a CDS encoding magnesium transporter CorA family protein, with the protein METHSFFHEQWKWHEIDFITEEDELRKLIDGYHVPDKWIKQAGHERRNTLLMSRNVQQKEAVWGSLVYNLDPADRDTQQIFHFFLSRDTLITGNMDFLERTAMDKELVLENMKTTDTAIEGLMIIIDVVIDGFLKQIDAMEVDIRDLIWKLQQSNGEEVLDELMNIRHQLLVIKNLIIPVQEIHMSIKEAFEGQDQQKQFYKRAGQQLDRCHFLINEYKQEVSTMVELEDVTASVMGNEVMKTLTVITLLFTPISAWGAWWGMNFKHMPELDEKFAYLFAGLFIFASVAVLYFFIQKKGWFGDLLSRKKKR; encoded by the coding sequence ATGGAAACTCATTCATTTTTCCATGAACAGTGGAAATGGCATGAAATCGACTTTATCACCGAGGAAGATGAATTGCGCAAATTGATAGATGGCTATCATGTGCCGGATAAATGGATAAAACAGGCAGGACACGAAAGGCGCAATACATTATTGATGAGCCGGAATGTCCAGCAAAAGGAAGCGGTCTGGGGATCTCTTGTTTATAACCTCGATCCCGCCGACAGGGATACGCAGCAGATTTTTCACTTTTTCTTATCCCGTGACACACTCATTACAGGCAATATGGATTTTCTGGAGCGGACAGCTATGGATAAAGAGCTTGTGCTGGAAAACATGAAAACGACTGATACTGCAATCGAAGGGTTAATGATCATCATCGACGTGGTCATTGACGGATTTCTTAAACAAATCGACGCCATGGAAGTGGACATCCGGGATTTGATATGGAAGTTGCAGCAATCGAACGGTGAGGAAGTACTGGATGAGCTGATGAACATCCGGCACCAGCTGCTGGTCATAAAAAACCTGATCATTCCCGTGCAGGAAATTCACATGTCGATCAAAGAAGCTTTCGAGGGGCAGGATCAGCAAAAACAATTTTATAAACGGGCAGGCCAGCAGCTGGATCGCTGCCATTTCTTGATCAATGAATACAAACAAGAAGTCTCGACGATGGTCGAATTGGAAGATGTGACCGCTTCGGTCATGGGCAACGAAGTTATGAAAACATTAACCGTCATCACGCTTCTATTCACGCCGATTTCCGCGTGGGGTGCTTGGTGGGGCATGAATTTTAAGCACATGCCCGAGTTGGATGAGAAGTTCGCGTATTTATTTGCAGGACTGTTTATCTTCGCAAGTGTAGCTGTCCTATACTTCTTCATTCAGAAAAAAGGCTGGTTCGGTGACTTGCTGAGCAGGAAAAAGAAAAGGTAA
- a CDS encoding MEDS domain-containing protein gives MLGKGNIQVNEILKQSVGKHVLYFTEQPERYIENAISFVTAGAEQGDYVFFVENARILPVIQQQVEQLLTPEQLARVHFMNNYAFYWQNGDFHPPTILAHFTKTLALHLVAEKSFRTWGHIEWGDQEEITRDIEEFEQAIDGIVSKQKAISVCAYDVSRVSEPFKELLLNCHSYLMTDDEIMPVAR, from the coding sequence ATGTTGGGTAAAGGAAATATCCAGGTGAACGAAATACTGAAGCAGTCAGTCGGCAAACATGTACTTTATTTTACCGAGCAACCAGAACGGTATATTGAAAATGCAATTTCCTTTGTCACGGCTGGTGCAGAGCAAGGGGATTATGTGTTTTTTGTGGAAAACGCTCGTATTTTACCGGTAATTCAGCAGCAAGTGGAACAGCTGCTGACGCCGGAACAATTGGCTCGCGTCCATTTCATGAACAATTATGCCTTTTACTGGCAGAATGGCGACTTTCATCCGCCGACAATTCTGGCTCATTTTACAAAAACGTTGGCACTGCATCTTGTAGCAGAAAAATCCTTCCGGACATGGGGGCATATTGAGTGGGGAGACCAGGAAGAAATCACCCGGGATATCGAAGAATTTGAACAGGCGATTGACGGAATCGTTTCTAAACAAAAAGCAATTTCCGTCTGCGCTTATGACGTTTCCCGCGTGTCGGAACCCTTCAAAGAACTGTTACTGAACTGCCATAGCTATTTGATGACAGATGATGAAATTATGCCTGTCGCCCGGTAA
- a CDS encoding SDR family NAD(P)-dependent oxidoreductase, which yields MSVFSNEALQGKHVLVTGATGGIGFETAKMLVQMGANVTITGRNPEKLRELETQLLELAGRERIFSRTADLTKEEDRHALIAEAENALGFINALVNSAGVSGGDTVENLEEAFIEQLMNLNFKSTFMLTQPIYKKMMERGEGSIVNVSSLSGLRGTYGNSAYAASKFALTGWTQSMAVEAIEYGIRVNAVCPGYVDTEMARSSIRRRAGRHGVSFEDAFKQAENTIPSGRLTEAVEVANTIAFLLTDAARNIVGESVKISGGSVMR from the coding sequence ATGTCTGTTTTTTCAAATGAAGCATTACAAGGAAAGCATGTGCTCGTGACAGGGGCAACAGGTGGAATCGGCTTTGAAACAGCAAAAATGCTGGTGCAGATGGGAGCTAATGTGACGATTACAGGCCGCAATCCCGAAAAGCTGCGTGAGCTGGAAACACAGCTCCTGGAATTGGCGGGCCGTGAACGGATTTTCAGCCGGACGGCGGACCTGACAAAGGAAGAAGACCGGCATGCGCTGATTGCAGAAGCGGAGAATGCACTCGGTTTCATCAATGCACTCGTGAATTCAGCGGGCGTATCAGGCGGTGACACGGTTGAGAATCTGGAGGAAGCCTTCATCGAACAGCTGATGAATCTAAACTTCAAATCGACGTTCATGCTGACCCAGCCGATCTATAAGAAAATGATGGAGCGGGGGGAAGGGAGCATCGTCAACGTTTCATCTTTATCCGGTTTAAGAGGCACTTACGGCAACAGCGCCTATGCAGCGAGCAAATTCGCACTGACCGGCTGGACGCAATCGATGGCAGTGGAAGCGATTGAATACGGAATCCGGGTGAACGCGGTATGTCCGGGCTATGTGGACACAGAAATGGCACGGTCGAGCATCCGCAGGAGAGCCGGACGACACGGCGTGTCATTTGAAGACGCATTCAAGCAGGCGGAAAATACAATCCCGTCCGGCCGGCTTACAGAAGCGGTCGAAGTCGCGAACACGATCGCGTTTTTACTGACGGATGCTGCCCGCAATATCGTCGGGGAATCGGTGAAGATTTCCGGCGGCAGTGTAATGAGGTAG